Part of the Leclercia sp. AS011 genome is shown below.
CTGTACCCATCCCCGCCGGGTGTAGTCGTATAAGTAACCCCTCCAGATGAAGTCAGAGCCGCCCCGGTTATACCGTCGAAGTAAGCTTCAGCCACTTGAGTACCGTCGAGGGTGAATCTAAGACGAAGCCTACCTAAGGAAGACTTAGCCCTGGCGGATAAAGTCACTGCATCACCAATTGCAACAGAGATATTTGAACTTGCGTGTAGCTGGGCAGAACCTGTTGCCGTGTTGATTGTCCCCTGGCATGTCACGGCTTGCGTTGAACCATCCGTGATGGTTAATTTATCAATTGTCCCGTTGTTACTCCATTTAGTCGGATCGTTGCTGTTTAAAATATAATTAACAGAAGCCCCCTCCATCAATAAACCCTCTCGCTCAAAGCGTGGTTCATTAATAGCGGCGGTCTGGAGAACACCAGATTTATCAATATACGTCGCCGTCGTCGACCGGGTAAAAGCTGCTGACTTTGTTGGTAGCTCCAGCACCTTCCCTGAAATAGTCAGCGTGTCATATGGTGCAAAACCTGCATCAAGTTTCAGGCTGTCATTTAGAGGCAGCCACACATCAGGGTATGGTGCCTCTTCATAAGGGACGGAAGTCAGCAGCTGCGCGGCGGCTAATGATGCTGCTGCGTTATTTTCGCTGGTTTTGGCGTTGGTTTCTGAGGTCTTTGCGTTCGTCTCAGACGTTTTGGCGTTGGTTTCAGAGGTCTTGGAGTTGGTCTCTGAGGTTTTGGCATTTGTCGCAGACGTTGCCGCAGCAGTTTTGGACGAGTTCGCGTTCGTCTCAGAGGTTTTAGCGTTTGTCGCAGACGTCGCAGCTGCCGCGGCGCTGGTCCCTGCCGCGTTCGCAGCGGTGATCAGCTTAGACCAGCTTGGCCCCGTTTTTTTCGAACCGTCTGCGAGGGTTACGGTAACATCGCCAGTACCCGCCAGGATCAGGTCCTGGTTGGCGATATCAGTTTGCGCCTGGCGAAAACCTTCTGTAACGGCTTTCGCCAAATCGTCATCAATAGTGGCCATTCGTGATGTCCTTAAAATGAAAAACCCAGCCGGAGCTGGGTTGGATGGTCTGAGGTTATGGGGTTCAGGAGAAGGAGCCGGTTCCGCGGGTCACAGTGATAGTTGGTGCATAAATTGCCACTGTTGCATTACTGGAAGAAACGACAATGCTGGCATCAATACGCTGCCCACCCATCCCGGTCACCGCGTGCCGCGCGGTGAACCATAGCCCACCTACAGGCACGTCATAAGTAAACGTGCGGACGTTACCCGCGATAGTTACCTGAATGGTGGACGCAACCGCACCTGTAAGTCCTCGCACATATACCAATGACTCTACGACGGCGTTTTTAT
Proteins encoded:
- a CDS encoding phage head spike fiber domain-containing protein translates to MATIDDDLAKAVTEGFRQAQTDIANQDLILAGTGDVTVTLADGSKKTGPSWSKLITAANAAGTSAAAAATSATNAKTSETNANSSKTAAATSATNAKTSETNSKTSETNAKTSETNAKTSETNAKTSENNAAASLAAAQLLTSVPYEEAPYPDVWLPLNDSLKLDAGFAPYDTLTISGKVLELPTKSAAFTRSTTATYIDKSGVLQTAAINEPRFEREGLLMEGASVNYILNSNDPTKWSNNGTIDKLTITDGSTQAVTCQGTINTATGSAQLHASSNISVAIGDAVTLSARAKSSLGRLRLRFTLDGTQVAEAYFDGITGAALTSSGGVTYTTTPGGDGYSYISVTFTATAAGNVSGSFWFSSTSGNLAVGSVVYYQTIQCEKNPIATSYIPTGSAATTRTVDTLDLQASGNVGYRLSGDLINRVVAFELSVNRYVQPTVGYADIVTCPGARNDIITRLTASMMYSYRGSSGAGNSVAYPFSQKIFALSQDVTDTITAYFNGNSNAKTQGPTVATGAATSLRIQSNSYVIYHIRNFRIWHRLLTPNQIKGLR